The genomic window ggggggggggcggggctcTCTCGTTAGCATCCCATAGACTAACGGGATCGTGTCTCTTTGTGTCCACAGCTGTCCTCCGGTGCAGCGGCCTAGCGATGGTGTACGCCCAGTCGGTTggtgtccctccctccctctactCTCCGTCCTTCATGTATCAGATGTCCTTGAACTTCTCTCAGAGAGACAACTCCACTGTCCTGGCAACCTTACCCACAACCGCCGCGTCCTCCTGCCCGTCCAACGGGACCGGCGTCTCCTACGAGCTGACCTCAGGCGAGGCCGCCATTTTGGGTTTGGTGTTCTCCGTCCTCTGGCTGGTCTCCATCCTGGGAAATGCGCTGGTCTGTTTGGTGGTCCACCGCAGCCGGCGGACCCAGTCCACCACCAACTACTTCGTGGTGTCCATGGCGTGCGCCGATCTGCTCATGAGCCTGGGCTGGGCGCCGTTCATCGTCCTGCAGGTGGCGTCGGGCCGATGGCCGCTGAGCGCCGGCGCCTGCAGGGCCGTGCGGTACCTGCAGCACCTGTGCCCCGGGGTGCAGGTCTACGTGCTGCTCTCCATCTCCGTGGACCGCTTCTACACCATCGTGTACCCGCTCAGCTTCAAGGTGTCCAGAGAGAAAGCCAAGAAGATGATCGTTGCGTCGTGGCTGTTCGACGCCGCCTTCGTGTCGCCCTGCGTCTTCTTCTACGGTTCCGCGTCTACCGGCGGCGGTCACTGTGACTTCTTCCTGCCGGACAGCTGGGGCGGTGTCGCCTACGCCGGCGTCCACTTGGTTCTGGGTCTCTTCGTCCCGGTGGCGCTGATCGTGTCCTTCTACCAGCGGGTCGTGCGCTACATCTGGAGGATCAGCGCCGACGGGCACACGGTGCGCCGCACCATGAACATCGTCCCGAGGACTAAAGTCAAGACCATCAAGATGTTCCTCATGCTCAACTCGGTGTTCTTCCTCACGTGGACGCCGTTCTACGTGGCCCAGCTGTGGCACCCGCGGGAGCCGGACGGGCCGAGCCGGCGGGGGCTGCTGGTCTTCACGGCCGTCGCCTGGCTCAGCTTCAGCTCCACGGCGTCCAAGCCGACCCTGTACTCCGTGTACAACGCCAACTTCAGGCGGGGCATGAGGGAGACCTTCTGCATGTCGTCCATGAAATGTTACCGTAGCAACGCTTACACCATCACGGCGAGCTCTCGGATGGCCAAGAAGAACTACATCGGCGTGGTGGAGATCCCGGTGCAAGCGAAGACCGTCGCCAAGGACTCGGTTTACGATAAGTTCGACCGAGAGGCGAAAGAGAAGAAGGTCGCCTGGACCACCAACGCCAACCCGCCCAA from Etheostoma cragini isolate CJK2018 unplaced genomic scaffold, CSU_Ecrag_1.0 ScbMSFa_4493, whole genome shotgun sequence includes these protein-coding regions:
- the gpr19 gene encoding probable G-protein coupled receptor 19, with translation MVYAQSVGVPPSLYSPSFMYQMSLNFSQRDNSTVLATLPTTAASSCPSNGTGVSYELTSGEAAILGLVFSVLWLVSILGNALVCLVVHRSRRTQSTTNYFVVSMACADLLMSLGWAPFIVLQVASGRWPLSAGACRAVRYLQHLCPGVQVYVLLSISVDRFYTIVYPLSFKVSREKAKKMIVASWLFDAAFVSPCVFFYGSASTGGGHCDFFLPDSWGGVAYAGVHLVLGLFVPVALIVSFYQRVVRYIWRISADGHTVRRTMNIVPRTKVKTIKMFLMLNSVFFLTWTPFYVAQLWHPREPDGPSRRGLLVFTAVAWLSFSSTASKPTLYSVYNANFRRGMRETFCMSSMKCYRSNAYTITASSRMAKKNYIGVVEIPVQAKTVAKDSVYDKFDREAKEKKVAWTTNANPPNTFV